One Paenibacillus sp. FSL H7-0737 DNA segment encodes these proteins:
- a CDS encoding DUF4179 domain-containing protein, which translates to MVNTKLEEQLKNCQSLLPDQLSDIARSKLNETYQIIRETDNSISPVQKKKNVSKTFNKWLISTAAAAILGVTVLASGFVSPAMADALKQIPVLGQIYSLWGEKNLDPGVQQAEDFITNVNQSVTHGDVTMNIPTLLFDGTRILMNITTPGNRLASEPNSPPSDANKGAVDKFEVLYKGQPLLWSYEHMDAETASSIMVQVLNTYYEPSTTTQTVQFPDQFDLTVNVTLKGYDVPFEFVLPVTKSTPVTVLTSEETMHHDNINLQISKVEITPITTQLSIEYKTKPGQSVEEMLASIPSKYKGANGGVIALQFDIVDERGVQLKPIGAHPLSESYNVRFEPFKTIPSTVTIKPYLVVSEGQAPAGTKGLWEDNNMVKEYIPELETVLSVQ; encoded by the coding sequence ATGGTAAACACTAAGTTAGAAGAACAATTAAAGAACTGCCAAAGCCTACTTCCCGATCAGTTATCGGATATTGCCCGCTCCAAGCTGAATGAGACTTACCAAATCATCAGGGAAACCGATAATTCCATTTCCCCCGTTCAGAAAAAGAAAAATGTATCTAAAACTTTTAATAAATGGTTGATTTCCACTGCAGCCGCTGCAATTCTTGGAGTTACAGTCCTTGCTTCCGGCTTTGTATCGCCCGCAATGGCTGATGCACTCAAGCAAATTCCGGTTTTGGGACAAATCTATTCATTATGGGGCGAAAAAAACTTAGATCCCGGTGTTCAACAAGCCGAGGATTTCATCACAAACGTAAACCAAAGCGTGACCCATGGCGATGTGACCATGAATATCCCAACGTTGTTATTTGACGGAACCCGAATTCTTATGAACATAACCACTCCTGGAAACCGTCTGGCTTCGGAGCCCAATTCGCCGCCTTCAGATGCCAATAAAGGGGCAGTGGATAAGTTTGAGGTTCTCTATAAAGGCCAACCTCTACTCTGGAGTTACGAACACATGGATGCTGAGACTGCTTCCAGCATAATGGTTCAGGTTTTGAACACTTATTATGAGCCGAGCACAACAACACAGACTGTCCAGTTCCCTGATCAGTTTGACTTGACTGTAAATGTAACGTTAAAGGGTTACGATGTCCCGTTCGAATTCGTTCTGCCTGTTACAAAATCAACGCCCGTTACCGTACTAACTTCAGAGGAGACCATGCATCACGATAACATTAACTTGCAGATCAGTAAGGTGGAAATCACCCCAATCACAACGCAGTTATCCATTGAGTACAAAACCAAACCGGGCCAGAGCGTAGAAGAAATGCTCGCTTCTATCCCTTCGAAATATAAGGGGGCTAACGGGGGCGTCATCGCTCTTCAATTTGACATTGTAGATGAACGCGGCGTTCAACTGAAGCCCATCGGTGCTCACCCCTTAAGCGAATCTTATAATGTTCGTTTTGAACCCTTCAAGACTATACCAAGTACCGTAACCATCAAACCGTACTTAGTCGTTTCCGAAGGTCAAGCCCCAGCTGGGACTAAAGGACTGTGGGAAGACAACAATATGGTCAAGGAATATATTCCTGAGCTGGAGACTGTACTTTCGGTCCAATAG
- a CDS encoding ABC transporter ATP-binding protein: MKVLHNITAGKPQQLLKPVLFSLLANIVSVLPFALVIEAVRLIFAPYITVGAELQIERLWWICAGLAAVMVLMFLSEIPAYRTAYRGAYNVAAQGRAELAEHLRKLPLGYLTRRDPGDLANMMMGDFTLVETGISHLLPQLAGAFVLPIFALAGLLFLDWRMALSMFVALPVALLIMYLSGRLRRRLGTNHMKAKLNAANRLQEYLNGIRVMKAYNLTGERFVRLDSSFRTLMKESVKLEGIFGPVILTAMALLRAGLTLIVYVGVHLLLGGELGILQLAVFLIVGTRIYDPLTTALANYAEFRYNEQAGERIVDLLRQPVMTGTTAPLPDSSTIRFDNVTFSYGGEPVLKQLSIEMPQGSLTAIVGPSGSGKSTVLRLISRFYDPDEGSVLLGGRNIKDIDPEHLLGSVSVVFQDVYLFQDTIGNNIAFGRPGASQQDIQQAAEMARCHDFIMKLPLGYDTPVGEGGSTLSGGEKQRISIARAILKNAPIVLLDEATASLDPQNEAEIQKGIDALITGRTVIVIAHRLKTIRGADNIIVLEDGRLVEQGRHEALLLRGGLYDRLWKLQQQSVGFRITS; encoded by the coding sequence ATGAAGGTATTGCACAATATTACTGCTGGCAAACCGCAGCAGCTGCTGAAGCCTGTACTTTTTTCCTTACTGGCTAACATAGTTAGTGTGCTTCCGTTTGCGCTTGTAATTGAGGCGGTGCGGTTGATTTTTGCTCCTTATATTACGGTGGGTGCAGAGCTTCAGATAGAACGGCTTTGGTGGATTTGCGCGGGACTAGCCGCTGTTATGGTGCTGATGTTCCTGAGTGAGATCCCCGCATACCGCACTGCATACCGCGGGGCTTACAATGTTGCGGCACAGGGACGGGCGGAATTAGCAGAACATCTGCGTAAGCTTCCGCTAGGCTACCTGACGCGCCGGGATCCTGGTGATTTGGCCAATATGATGATGGGCGATTTCACGCTGGTTGAGACAGGGATTTCACATCTGCTGCCACAGCTTGCAGGGGCTTTTGTACTGCCGATATTCGCACTTGCGGGTTTACTATTCCTCGACTGGCGGATGGCGCTTTCCATGTTCGTGGCACTGCCGGTTGCCCTCCTAATTATGTACCTGTCAGGCAGACTGCGGCGCAGATTAGGGACGAATCATATGAAAGCGAAACTGAACGCCGCGAATCGGCTACAGGAGTATTTGAATGGTATTCGGGTGATGAAAGCCTACAACCTGACGGGAGAACGTTTTGTCCGTCTGGATAGCTCTTTTCGAACTTTGATGAAGGAAAGTGTGAAGCTTGAAGGGATATTCGGACCGGTCATTCTAACGGCTATGGCTCTTCTTCGTGCGGGTCTGACCTTAATAGTATACGTAGGTGTGCATCTATTGTTAGGCGGGGAGCTCGGTATTTTGCAGCTGGCGGTATTCCTTATTGTCGGCACACGCATCTATGATCCACTGACGACGGCGCTCGCCAACTATGCTGAATTCCGGTACAACGAACAAGCGGGTGAACGCATCGTAGACCTGCTTCGCCAGCCGGTAATGACAGGGACTACAGCTCCACTTCCCGATAGCAGTACCATTCGCTTTGACAATGTTACCTTCAGCTATGGAGGTGAGCCTGTTCTCAAACAATTAAGCATAGAAATGCCGCAAGGTTCATTGACTGCAATCGTGGGTCCCTCCGGCAGCGGAAAGAGTACAGTGCTGCGTTTGATCTCGCGTTTCTATGATCCTGACGAGGGAAGTGTTCTGCTAGGCGGACGCAATATTAAAGATATTGATCCAGAACATTTGCTAGGGTCTGTGTCGGTTGTGTTTCAGGATGTGTACCTGTTCCAAGATACCATTGGAAACAACATTGCTTTTGGGCGGCCGGGCGCGTCGCAGCAGGATATTCAACAAGCAGCAGAAATGGCCCGTTGCCATGATTTCATTATGAAATTACCGCTAGGTTATGACACGCCGGTAGGCGAGGGTGGCAGTACGCTTTCCGGAGGGGAGAAGCAGCGGATCTCCATTGCTCGTGCGATTCTTAAGAACGCTCCGATTGTATTGCTGGATGAGGCTACTGCATCGCTTGACCCGCAGAATGAAGCCGAAATCCAGAAGGGAATTGATGCGCTGATTACGGGCAGAACCGTTATTGTTATCGCGCATCGGCTGAAAACCATACGAGGTGCAGACAACATTATTGTGCTGGAAGATGGCCGACTGGTGGAGCAGGGACGACATGAAGCTTTACTACTACGAGGCGGATTGTACGACCGTCTCTGGAAGCTGCAGCAGCAATCCGTAGGATTCCGCATCACGTCATAG